From Taeniopygia guttata chromosome 29, bTaeGut7.mat, whole genome shotgun sequence, a single genomic window includes:
- the MFSD5 gene encoding molybdate-anion transporter isoform X1: MAAPAGPEPEAEVAPRGRSGRTGALLSPLPTMLLLPLSALALLLLSCWALEPPPRRPSPSNPAFRGFQRQFLLGYLPALAADWLQGPLLFQLLHSRGFLRSQIAALYSCAFASNVAFSLVSAPFVDRLGRKKSCVLSSGLCSVSCLLQLSQDFLALAAARLLAGLGTSLLFSAFESWYVHEHLERHDFPAEWIADTFSRVGLWNSGLAVAAGLLAQLVAEGLALGPVAPFLVAVPFLALSGILAGKNWDENYGKSRPCGKACKEGLRGLVSDPRALLLGLAQALVESILLIFAFLWTPILEPHGIPLGIAFSGFTAASAAGSALFRRGVAGRLRLQPLRLLLASLLLLALALLLLALPLQPPGGFLAVLLLQLSCGMYFPAMAFLRRRLQRGAGAAGGARWLRLPLGLGVALALPALPGDPAGTRGVLGAAALAALAALGAAGGVLGTSRGDEGLSVGDEGLLEGDTVE, translated from the exons ATGGCGGCGCCCGCGGGGCCGGAACCGGAAGCGGAAGTGGCTCCGCGGGGCCGCAGCGGCCGCACCGGG gccctgctgagccccctccccaccatgttgctgctgcccctctctgccctcgccctgctcctcctcagctgctgggctctggagcCGCCCCCGCGGCGCCCCTCGCCCTCCAACCCCGCCTTCCGCGGCTTCCAGCGGCAGTTCCTGCTGGGCTACCTGCCGGCGCTGGCTGCGGACTGGCTGCAGGGCCCACtgctcttccagctgctgcacagccGCGGCTTCCTGCGCAGCCAGATCGCCGCGCTCTACTCCTGCGCCTTCGCCTCCAACGTCGCCTTCAGCCTCGTCTCCGCGCCTTTCGTGGACCGGCTGGGCCGCAAGAAGTCCTGCGTGCTGTCCTCGGGGCTGTGCTCCGtgtcctgcctgctgcagctctcccaggatTTCCTGGCGCTGGCAGCCGCCCGGCTGCTGGCGGGGCTCGGCACCTCCCTGCTCTTCTCCGCCTTTGAGTCCTGGTACGTCCACGAGCACCTGGAGCGCCACGACTTCCCGGCCGAGTGGATTGCTGACACCTTCTCCCGCGTGGGGCTCTGGAACAGCGGGCTGGCCGTGGCAGCCGGCCTGCTGGCCCAGCTGGTGGCCGAGGGGCTGGCGCTGGGCCCCGTGGCCCCGTTCCTGGTGGCAGTGCCCTTCCTGGCTCTCTCGGGGATCCTGGCTGGGAAGAACTGGGATGAGAACTACGGGAAGAGCCGGCCCTGTGGGAAGGCCTGCAAGGAAGGCCTTCGAGGTCTGGTGTCCGACCCGcgggccctgctcctggggctggcgCAGGCTCTCGTGGAGAGCATCCTCCTCATCTTTGCCTTCCTTTGGACACCCATCCTGGAGCCGCACGGGATCCCGCTGGGAATCGCCTTCTCGGGCTTCACGGCCGCCAGCGCCGCGGGCTCGGCACTGTTCCGGCGCGGCGTGGCCGGGCGGCTCCGGCTGCAGCCGCTGCGGCTGCTGCTcgcctccctgctgctcctggcgCTGGCGCTGCTGCTCCTGGCGCTGCCGCTGCAGCCCCCCGGCGGCTTCctggccgtgctgctgctgcagctctcctgcgGGATGTACTTCCCGGCCATGGCGTTCCTGCGGCGCCGGCTgcagcgcggggccggcgcggcGGGAGGGGCGCGGTGGCTGCGGCTGCCCCTGGGCTTGGGGGTGGCGCTGGCgctgcccgccctgcccggggACCCCGCGGGGACGCGAGGGGTTCTCGGGGCCGCGGCCCTGGCGGCGCTGGCGGCGCTGGGGGCAGCCGGGGGCGTCCTGGGCACCAGCCGCGGGGACGAGGGGCTGAGCGTGGGGGACGAGGGGCTGCTCGAGGGGGACACTGTGGAGTGA
- the MFSD5 gene encoding molybdate-anion transporter isoform X2, translated as MLLLPLSALALLLLSCWALEPPPRRPSPSNPAFRGFQRQFLLGYLPALAADWLQGPLLFQLLHSRGFLRSQIAALYSCAFASNVAFSLVSAPFVDRLGRKKSCVLSSGLCSVSCLLQLSQDFLALAAARLLAGLGTSLLFSAFESWYVHEHLERHDFPAEWIADTFSRVGLWNSGLAVAAGLLAQLVAEGLALGPVAPFLVAVPFLALSGILAGKNWDENYGKSRPCGKACKEGLRGLVSDPRALLLGLAQALVESILLIFAFLWTPILEPHGIPLGIAFSGFTAASAAGSALFRRGVAGRLRLQPLRLLLASLLLLALALLLLALPLQPPGGFLAVLLLQLSCGMYFPAMAFLRRRLQRGAGAAGGARWLRLPLGLGVALALPALPGDPAGTRGVLGAAALAALAALGAAGGVLGTSRGDEGLSVGDEGLLEGDTVE; from the coding sequence atgttgctgctgcccctctctgccctcgccctgctcctcctcagctgctgggctctggagcCGCCCCCGCGGCGCCCCTCGCCCTCCAACCCCGCCTTCCGCGGCTTCCAGCGGCAGTTCCTGCTGGGCTACCTGCCGGCGCTGGCTGCGGACTGGCTGCAGGGCCCACtgctcttccagctgctgcacagccGCGGCTTCCTGCGCAGCCAGATCGCCGCGCTCTACTCCTGCGCCTTCGCCTCCAACGTCGCCTTCAGCCTCGTCTCCGCGCCTTTCGTGGACCGGCTGGGCCGCAAGAAGTCCTGCGTGCTGTCCTCGGGGCTGTGCTCCGtgtcctgcctgctgcagctctcccaggatTTCCTGGCGCTGGCAGCCGCCCGGCTGCTGGCGGGGCTCGGCACCTCCCTGCTCTTCTCCGCCTTTGAGTCCTGGTACGTCCACGAGCACCTGGAGCGCCACGACTTCCCGGCCGAGTGGATTGCTGACACCTTCTCCCGCGTGGGGCTCTGGAACAGCGGGCTGGCCGTGGCAGCCGGCCTGCTGGCCCAGCTGGTGGCCGAGGGGCTGGCGCTGGGCCCCGTGGCCCCGTTCCTGGTGGCAGTGCCCTTCCTGGCTCTCTCGGGGATCCTGGCTGGGAAGAACTGGGATGAGAACTACGGGAAGAGCCGGCCCTGTGGGAAGGCCTGCAAGGAAGGCCTTCGAGGTCTGGTGTCCGACCCGcgggccctgctcctggggctggcgCAGGCTCTCGTGGAGAGCATCCTCCTCATCTTTGCCTTCCTTTGGACACCCATCCTGGAGCCGCACGGGATCCCGCTGGGAATCGCCTTCTCGGGCTTCACGGCCGCCAGCGCCGCGGGCTCGGCACTGTTCCGGCGCGGCGTGGCCGGGCGGCTCCGGCTGCAGCCGCTGCGGCTGCTGCTcgcctccctgctgctcctggcgCTGGCGCTGCTGCTCCTGGCGCTGCCGCTGCAGCCCCCCGGCGGCTTCctggccgtgctgctgctgcagctctcctgcgGGATGTACTTCCCGGCCATGGCGTTCCTGCGGCGCCGGCTgcagcgcggggccggcgcggcGGGAGGGGCGCGGTGGCTGCGGCTGCCCCTGGGCTTGGGGGTGGCGCTGGCgctgcccgccctgcccggggACCCCGCGGGGACGCGAGGGGTTCTCGGGGCCGCGGCCCTGGCGGCGCTGGCGGCGCTGGGGGCAGCCGGGGGCGTCCTGGGCACCAGCCGCGGGGACGAGGGGCTGAGCGTGGGGGACGAGGGGCTGCTCGAGGGGGACACTGTGGAGTGA
- the SPRYD3 gene encoding SPRY domain-containing protein 3 isoform X2 has product MDDLNLHFRFLNWRRRIREIREVREGRDRDRDRDRDREQGLRCQERARHILVDGDTLSYRGPSGEVGCYVASRPLTRDSNYFEVSIVDSGVRGTIAVGLVPHCHSLEHPPGWGPGSVAYHADDGKLYSGRAKGRQFGSKCSSGDRIGCGVERGSFGAPPAQVFFTKNGQRVGGLGVPLSPPGLFPAVGLHSLGEEVRLHLPPPGPPEDEGGAMLVDSLEEEWGRLHDVRLYGSVLEYVGKGKSIVDVGLAQARRPLSPRSHYFELEILDPGEKCYIALGVARKDYPKNRHPGWSRGSVAYHADDGKLFHGSGVGDPFGPRCYKGDVMGCGIMFPRDYGRDSEGDSDDASEPPEVKVHNVMYLEEEEEEEEEEEEEDGEDMEQEGRKVVVFFTRNGMVVGRREIGVPPGGLFPTVGMLSTGERVKVDLHPLSG; this is encoded by the exons ATGGATGACCTGAACCTGCACTTCAGGTTCCTCAACTGGCGCCGGCGGATCCGGGAGATCCGGGAGGTGCGGGAgggccgggaccgggaccgggaccgggaccgagACCGGGAGCAGGGGCTGCGCTGCCAGGAACGCGCCCGGCACATCCTGGTGGACGGGGACACCCTGAG CTACCGCGGCCCCTCGGGCGAGGTCGGCTGCTACGTGGCCTCGCGGCCGCTGACCCGCGACAGCAACTACTTCGAG GTGTCCATCGTGGACAGCGGCGTCCGCGGCACCATCGCCGTGGGGCTGGTCCCGCACTGCCACAGCCTCGAGCACCCCCCGGGATGGGGGCCCGGCTCCGTCGCCTACCACGCCGATGATGGGAA GCTCTACAGTGGCCGGGCCAAGGGGCGCCAGTTCGGCTCCAAGTGCAGCTCCGGGGACCGCATCGGCTGCGGCGTCGAGAGGGGCTCGTTtggagcccccccagcccaggTTTTCTTCACCAAGAACGGCCAGAGG gtggggggtctgggggtgcccCTGTCACCCCCGGGGCTGTTCCCGGCCGTGGGGCTGCACTCGCTGGGTGAGGAGGTCCGGCTGCACCTGcccccccccgggccccccgaGGATGAGGGGGGGGCGATGCTGGTGGACAGCCTGGAGGAGGAGTGGGGGCGGCTCCACGACGTGCGGCTCTACGGCTCC GTGTTGGAGTAtgtggggaaggggaagagcaTCGTGGATGTGGGGCTGGCCCAGGCCCGGCGGCCGCTCAGCCCCCGCAGCCACTACTTTGAGCTGGAGATCCTGGACCCGGGTGAGAAGTGCTACATCGCCCTGGGCGTGGCCAGGAAG GATTACCCCAAAAATCGTCAccctggctggagcaggggctCAGTGGCCTATCATGCAG ACGATGGAAAGCTGTTCCATGGCAGTGGGGTCGGGGATCCCTTCGGCCCCCGCTGCTACAAGGGAGACGTGATGGGCTGTGGGATCATGTTCCCTCGGGACTACGGCCGGGACAGCGAAG GTGACAGCGATGACGCCTCGGAGCCCCCTGAGGTGAAGGTGCACAACGTGATGTacctggaggaagaggaggaggaagaagaggaggaagaagaagaggatggggaggacatggagcaggagggcaggaaggtCGTG GTGTTCTTCACGCGGAACGGGATGGTCGTGGGGCGCAGGGAGATTGGGGTCCCCCCCGGGGGGCTCTTCCCCACCGTGGGGATGCTCAGCACTGGCGAGAGGGTTAAGGTGGACCTGCACCCCCTGAGTGGATAA
- the SPRYD3 gene encoding SPRY domain-containing protein 3 isoform X1 has translation MGALGLLGQGDPRHGGLGRGRAGPGLGARFGLADEIWAARCAEEQFWGIPGGIWVCQMWIWGLRSPPAMDDLNLHFRFLNWRRRIREIREVREGRDRDRDRDRDREQGLRCQERARHILVDGDTLSYRGPSGEVGCYVASRPLTRDSNYFEVSIVDSGVRGTIAVGLVPHCHSLEHPPGWGPGSVAYHADDGKLYSGRAKGRQFGSKCSSGDRIGCGVERGSFGAPPAQVFFTKNGQRVGGLGVPLSPPGLFPAVGLHSLGEEVRLHLPPPGPPEDEGGAMLVDSLEEEWGRLHDVRLYGSVLEYVGKGKSIVDVGLAQARRPLSPRSHYFELEILDPGEKCYIALGVARKDYPKNRHPGWSRGSVAYHADDGKLFHGSGVGDPFGPRCYKGDVMGCGIMFPRDYGRDSEGDSDDASEPPEVKVHNVMYLEEEEEEEEEEEEEDGEDMEQEGRKVVVFFTRNGMVVGRREIGVPPGGLFPTVGMLSTGERVKVDLHPLSG, from the exons ATGGGGGCGTTGGggctgctgggacagggggacCCCCGGCATGGGGGCCtcgggcgggggcgggcggggccgggactCGGGGCCCGGTTCGGGCTGGCAGATGAGATCTGGGCGGCCAGGTGTGCTGAGGAGCAGTTCTGGGGGatcccaggtgggatttgggtgtgCCAGatgtggatttggggtctcag GAGCCCCCCCGCCATGGATGACCTGAACCTGCACTTCAGGTTCCTCAACTGGCGCCGGCGGATCCGGGAGATCCGGGAGGTGCGGGAgggccgggaccgggaccgggaccgggaccgagACCGGGAGCAGGGGCTGCGCTGCCAGGAACGCGCCCGGCACATCCTGGTGGACGGGGACACCCTGAG CTACCGCGGCCCCTCGGGCGAGGTCGGCTGCTACGTGGCCTCGCGGCCGCTGACCCGCGACAGCAACTACTTCGAG GTGTCCATCGTGGACAGCGGCGTCCGCGGCACCATCGCCGTGGGGCTGGTCCCGCACTGCCACAGCCTCGAGCACCCCCCGGGATGGGGGCCCGGCTCCGTCGCCTACCACGCCGATGATGGGAA GCTCTACAGTGGCCGGGCCAAGGGGCGCCAGTTCGGCTCCAAGTGCAGCTCCGGGGACCGCATCGGCTGCGGCGTCGAGAGGGGCTCGTTtggagcccccccagcccaggTTTTCTTCACCAAGAACGGCCAGAGG gtggggggtctgggggtgcccCTGTCACCCCCGGGGCTGTTCCCGGCCGTGGGGCTGCACTCGCTGGGTGAGGAGGTCCGGCTGCACCTGcccccccccgggccccccgaGGATGAGGGGGGGGCGATGCTGGTGGACAGCCTGGAGGAGGAGTGGGGGCGGCTCCACGACGTGCGGCTCTACGGCTCC GTGTTGGAGTAtgtggggaaggggaagagcaTCGTGGATGTGGGGCTGGCCCAGGCCCGGCGGCCGCTCAGCCCCCGCAGCCACTACTTTGAGCTGGAGATCCTGGACCCGGGTGAGAAGTGCTACATCGCCCTGGGCGTGGCCAGGAAG GATTACCCCAAAAATCGTCAccctggctggagcaggggctCAGTGGCCTATCATGCAG ACGATGGAAAGCTGTTCCATGGCAGTGGGGTCGGGGATCCCTTCGGCCCCCGCTGCTACAAGGGAGACGTGATGGGCTGTGGGATCATGTTCCCTCGGGACTACGGCCGGGACAGCGAAG GTGACAGCGATGACGCCTCGGAGCCCCCTGAGGTGAAGGTGCACAACGTGATGTacctggaggaagaggaggaggaagaagaggaggaagaagaagaggatggggaggacatggagcaggagggcaggaaggtCGTG GTGTTCTTCACGCGGAACGGGATGGTCGTGGGGCGCAGGGAGATTGGGGTCCCCCCCGGGGGGCTCTTCCCCACCGTGGGGATGCTCAGCACTGGCGAGAGGGTTAAGGTGGACCTGCACCCCCTGAGTGGATAA
- the SPRYD3 gene encoding SPRY domain-containing protein 3 isoform X3 codes for MFKDFRYDLEIGCLLGKFCGFRSPPAMDDLNLHFRFLNWRRRIREIREVREGRDRDRDRDRDREQGLRCQERARHILVDGDTLSYRGPSGEVGCYVASRPLTRDSNYFEVSIVDSGVRGTIAVGLVPHCHSLEHPPGWGPGSVAYHADDGKLYSGRAKGRQFGSKCSSGDRIGCGVERGSFGAPPAQVFFTKNGQRVGGLGVPLSPPGLFPAVGLHSLGEEVRLHLPPPGPPEDEGGAMLVDSLEEEWGRLHDVRLYGSVLEYVGKGKSIVDVGLAQARRPLSPRSHYFELEILDPGEKCYIALGVARKDYPKNRHPGWSRGSVAYHADDGKLFHGSGVGDPFGPRCYKGDVMGCGIMFPRDYGRDSEGDSDDASEPPEVKVHNVMYLEEEEEEEEEEEEEDGEDMEQEGRKVVVFFTRNGMVVGRREIGVPPGGLFPTVGMLSTGERVKVDLHPLSG; via the exons ATGTTTAAGGATTTCAGGTATGATTTGGAGATCGGATGTCTTCTGGGGAAGTTTTGTGGGTTCAG GAGCCCCCCCGCCATGGATGACCTGAACCTGCACTTCAGGTTCCTCAACTGGCGCCGGCGGATCCGGGAGATCCGGGAGGTGCGGGAgggccgggaccgggaccgggaccgggaccgagACCGGGAGCAGGGGCTGCGCTGCCAGGAACGCGCCCGGCACATCCTGGTGGACGGGGACACCCTGAG CTACCGCGGCCCCTCGGGCGAGGTCGGCTGCTACGTGGCCTCGCGGCCGCTGACCCGCGACAGCAACTACTTCGAG GTGTCCATCGTGGACAGCGGCGTCCGCGGCACCATCGCCGTGGGGCTGGTCCCGCACTGCCACAGCCTCGAGCACCCCCCGGGATGGGGGCCCGGCTCCGTCGCCTACCACGCCGATGATGGGAA GCTCTACAGTGGCCGGGCCAAGGGGCGCCAGTTCGGCTCCAAGTGCAGCTCCGGGGACCGCATCGGCTGCGGCGTCGAGAGGGGCTCGTTtggagcccccccagcccaggTTTTCTTCACCAAGAACGGCCAGAGG gtggggggtctgggggtgcccCTGTCACCCCCGGGGCTGTTCCCGGCCGTGGGGCTGCACTCGCTGGGTGAGGAGGTCCGGCTGCACCTGcccccccccgggccccccgaGGATGAGGGGGGGGCGATGCTGGTGGACAGCCTGGAGGAGGAGTGGGGGCGGCTCCACGACGTGCGGCTCTACGGCTCC GTGTTGGAGTAtgtggggaaggggaagagcaTCGTGGATGTGGGGCTGGCCCAGGCCCGGCGGCCGCTCAGCCCCCGCAGCCACTACTTTGAGCTGGAGATCCTGGACCCGGGTGAGAAGTGCTACATCGCCCTGGGCGTGGCCAGGAAG GATTACCCCAAAAATCGTCAccctggctggagcaggggctCAGTGGCCTATCATGCAG ACGATGGAAAGCTGTTCCATGGCAGTGGGGTCGGGGATCCCTTCGGCCCCCGCTGCTACAAGGGAGACGTGATGGGCTGTGGGATCATGTTCCCTCGGGACTACGGCCGGGACAGCGAAG GTGACAGCGATGACGCCTCGGAGCCCCCTGAGGTGAAGGTGCACAACGTGATGTacctggaggaagaggaggaggaagaagaggaggaagaagaagaggatggggaggacatggagcaggagggcaggaaggtCGTG GTGTTCTTCACGCGGAACGGGATGGTCGTGGGGCGCAGGGAGATTGGGGTCCCCCCCGGGGGGCTCTTCCCCACCGTGGGGATGCTCAGCACTGGCGAGAGGGTTAAGGTGGACCTGCACCCCCTGAGTGGATAA